The nucleotide window tcaGGGCATTATACAATGCAGCAGCCCCACAAAAGTTAATGTCACTTTGATGATCTCATTACTggtacattactatgggggcagccatctttctGAGCTGTTTTTACCAATATTTAGTCATATGCTTTATTGTAAGCTTCATAGACACGATATTCACATCTGTAGGATAGTTTACTAAGCATGTTCTGTGGCCTGTGCAGAGATCATTATATAAGGAGGGGAAGGCTGATCTCTGACATCTttgcctttggctctccagccatgacgggaaatgtagttttgcaacagctggagggccacaggttcccgacccctggTATAAGTGAAGGAGTTGTGGTAATGGATTTATCCATATTCTTAGGTGCAggtacaagttaaaggggttatccaggattagaagactTTCCTGGAATAACAgtgtcacccctgtcctcaggttgtgtgtggtattacaattcagcttcatttactttaatagaactaagctgcaataccacatccaaactgaggacaagagttgtgctgtttttagaagaaagcagtcatgtttttctaaccttttAAGGtgttatacagtattagaaaaacatggccactttcttccagagacagcaccactcttgtctccagttcaggtgtggtttgcaattatgctctaatcacttcaatggaaccgagttgcaaaacctacacccaaactaggTCAAGAGCAGtgttgcctctggaagaaagtggccatgttttctaacaCTGTATAACACCTTTAAGGACAGGTCCGTTATGTGAGAATGTCCCATTGCTCCCGTATCCACCACTGTCTAATGTTAATTTTTGCATCTCTAAAGCTCATTGAGTCCTGACTGTTTTTCTTTACTTGTAGGAGAGAGAAAagcgagaaaaaaaaagaaagcgagGAAAGCGAGGAGCAGAGGTGGATTTGTCAATATTGGTGGAAGAGGAGatggcggtggtggtggaggatTTGATAATGTTGAtggaggatgtggtggtggtggtggatgacTTTGTGGTGGGTGGAGTTGTGGTGAAAGTGGTGCGAGAGGTACTGGTGCAGTGGGTGATGGTGGTGAGGCGGGTTGTGGTAGAGAGAGAGGTGGTGCTGGTGGAGGTGATAGTAATGGTAGTAGATGAGCTGgtggtgctggaggtggtggtcgTGCTGGGGGAGGTGGTCGTGCTGGATGAGATGGTAGAGGAGGGAGTCGTGGTGGTGGATGAGGTGGAGGAGGAGTCGGTGGTCGTGGTGGATGAGGTGGaagaggagggggtgatggatgacatgctggaggaggaggagatggtggtggacgaggtgctggaggaggagggagtagtggaggaggaggtggtggggagggggtggtggaggagggtgaggaggtggtggatgaggagctggaggagggggtgttgtggaggaggaggggatggtgGTGACTAATGAGATGGTGGATGAGGTGGGGGGATGGAGTAGGTGGTGGAGAAAGAGGAGGTGCTTGAGGAGGAAGTGATGGAGGGggtggaggagggtgaggaggtggtggtggaggaggtggtggggagggggtggtggaagagggtgaggaggtggtggggagggggtggtggaggagggtgaggaggtggtggggagggggtggtggtggtgagggggtggtgggtaggtggtggtggggagggggtggtggtggtgagggggtggtgggtaggtggtggtgggtaGGGGGTGGTGGGTAGGGGGtggtgggtaggtggtggtggggagggggtggtggggatggggtggtggggagggggtggtggggagggggtggtggtggggagggggtggtgggtagGAGGTGGTGGGTAGGAGGtggtgggtaggtggtggtgcggagggggtggtgggtaggtggtggtggggagggggtggtgggtaggtggtggtggggagggggtggtgggtaggtggtggtgggtagggggtggtgggtaggtggtggtgggtaggtggtggtggggagggggtggtggaggagggtgaggaggtggtggggaggggggtggaggagatggtggggagggggtggtggaggagggtgaGGATGTGGTGGATGAGGTGCTGGAAGAGGGGGTGTTGTGGAGAAGAAGGGGATGGTGGTGATGAATGAGGTGGGGGGATGGAAGAGgtggtggaggagtgggtgttTTGACCATATCCTTCTTAATTTGCTGTTTTTGAACCCTGAGATTATCACCTGCAGACGAAACATCGCATTTATAGAGGCTCAACTAGGTTCTGCTCTACCTGCGACTGAGtcaaatgaaataaaaagcaAAGGTGAGGCTGATACCTCCAAACATTGTGAggacaatgaaaaaataaaattttccaaaTGGCATCGTGACGTCAAAGACTACGCCAAGGGACACGTCTTCGGCTAGAAAATGCCAAAATCCAGTAGAGGCCCCGCTGGTCCACCTCTAGAAGAATGCAAACCGAGGCCGGGGACAGACATAGACAGACCAGCCCAAGGTTTGGTCTCACATTGGCAGAATTAGACGCGTCAGAAGAAGCCACGCAGGACGGAGGAAAACCCACCACAGCAGAGGAAACTCCTTTTTTCTCTCAGGGATCCCCAGCTGTCATCCGCAAAAAAAACAAGCAAGGAATgggaagcaagaaaaaaaaaccagAGTCAGAAACCACCAACGTCCAGCTAGTGGTAAGTATATCTTCAATTTCTTTATCTGAATTACAAGTGACTGTACTTTCTAAAGGTTTGTCCATTTTCATCACTCATACCACTGACTGGTTTGCTCTTGAACTTAAACTCATTTAATGGTGCAGGTACTTTGTCATTCTCTCCTTAGTCCTTCTCCAACCTGCAGACCCTGATGGACACATAAGGACCATCTCTCCAGGAATTACTGTTCATTTATGTAACTTACTTCTTGCTTTATTGGTACACACATTGCTTACCGGCATTGGTGGGCTCTCTTTGCCTGCTACATCTAGTCTGTATAGTATGATCATTCTAGGTTACACTTGATGTAAAATTGTATATACACTTTTATTTTGTGTGCAGTTTTGTCTCCTATACACTTGTCTGTACCCGGTTACATATTATTCCTGGACGAATATGGTGTGGGGATGGAACTTCGGGTTATGATGTTACtttatacatacagtaacatACATGTGTATACTAATGAGTTCTTGTCATTTTATTTGTAGTAATCCTTCTTCTTTCGGATGATACACTATGCAGCCAGCAGGAGTGGGATCTTCTAGACATCCAAACCACACAGCGCATGGACTGTTCTGTACTTACCCATTCATGTTTCCTCTGGACCCTCGGAGTACGGCCTCGGTCTTACTATGTGTCTACGATTTCTCTCTCTTGTATTGTCATGTCCTTCAATAAATGTTCTGTCGCAGCAACTGTTTGGCGTGTCACGTAATCCTTACCTGTAGTGTGCACCGGCTAGACTACTACCTAGACATATATATTATGGCTGCCTTTACCACTTTCAGTATGGGATCCCATCAGTGTGTCCTTGGGTGGTGTGGTGGTGGACCCCCCAACACGGGCTTATCACCTTTGTGACACTGAATCTCCTACATCTATTTAttagggccagtttacacggagtaaaacaggcggaattccgtgacagaactctccaccgcggaatcccgctaGCCTCAGCGTCATGTAGGCTGTATGGGAAGGtttgcgcacctcctctctccgcgcctctccactcaaagaattgtgcACCGTGTGCTCACATCTATTGTGACTGACTGTGATTTATGTACATACTCAGTGCATTTTGCATCCAATATGTATTTTATGCATTTCTTACTCAAGTCCCATTTTTGTATGctacccatcatccccctcccctATGATGTCTGCTCTTTCCCCATTGGTGTATGGTTTTCCAGTAGTTGATTAATACCCTTCCTGTGTACCTATCtgtatgcttgacaaagacccatgcttgggtcgaaacgttgcaccCCAGTACACTTATATGTGAATAAATTCCCGTTTGCTGCAATGCGGATGCTGTAGGAGCCTTTCTTCTCTATGTCagagagacgtgtcaaaagttttgatcggtccaggtctgagtatttgccccctgctctgtgtcaTTAAAAATTGTCAGcctcatagacttccattattaggctatgttcacactacataaaagtatggccactgttgccatcggcaacaacggacatactttgtgcggaggggaacatagcctattgtcctatgagatcccggccggaagGTAtaaacatcgtatacgctccgaccgggatcccttgcggcgccgcaaataactgacatttcagttttctgcggccgcaattcaatgaattgcggccgtaggaaaccctgtcagtccacacattatgtgctgtgggaggttctgatgcgggcgcgcgctgatgcgcccgcatcagaaccctgcggctggaaagatcacccggccggcacttaagtaccggtcgggatgatccaggcagagaccggacggatctcttacgtagtgtgaacagtcTGACTCCTCACATAACACAGAACAGTGAGAGGGTCACGCTGAGCGCGGACTTCTCTtggctccttctcctgatagTTACAGGTGTAAAcattcagacctggaccgatcagaacttttgacatgtctctctgatgtgtcaaaagttctttttataatgatagttacactttaagcagtAATCATCACTAACCACAACACCATGAAGACCATGGAGATCTCTAAACAAGTCAGGGACAAAGTTGTTGGGAAGTACAAGcaggggtggtcttggcatttctggggccccaagcgaagttatgtctggggcccccccccctcgacacgcgttccaaaacaatagaccgctgtgagttgcccccagttgtatatatgccttgtgcgctaccgccagtaatatatactccttgtgtgctgcccccaatagtatataccccttgtgtcctgcccccagtagtatataccccttgtttgcttccacagtagtatatagaccccgtgtgttcccccagttatctatagccccctgtgtgctcccccagaagtatatagacctcctgtgtgctaccccagttgtatatagaccccctgtgtgctgcccccagttgtatataccccatgtgtgctcccccacaagtatataggccccctgtgtgctccctcaggggtatttagcccccctgtgtgctcccccacttggatatagacctcctgtgggctcccccacttggatatagactcctgtgtgctcctccagtagtatataatccccctgtgtggttcccccagtagtatatagaccccctgtgtgccccaccagtattatatagaccccttgtatgctgccccagtagtatacagacccctgtgtgctcccccagttatatatagaccacctgtgtgcctcacaagtagtatatagaccccctgtatattctcccagtagtatatagaccccctgtgtgcagggctgtattaacagctgctgctgccctaggcactaaacctgaagacgccccatcttcacgctcCTATTGGCGATAGCAGACCtgggagggaaactaaaaaaataaaaacaaaaaaattagttttttctgtccccctgtccccctgcaaggtgctgccctaggcaccagacaacgggtgcctagtggtaaatacggccctgcctgtgtgccccaccagtagtatatagacccctgtgtggtcccccagtagtatatagcccccctgtgtgctcccccacttggatatagatctcctgtgtgctctccaagttgtatatagaccccattttgctgccccaagtagtatatagaccccctgtgtgctgaccccagtagtatatagacccctctgtgaagcccgagtagtctatagcccccctgcgtgCTTCCCCTGTTATAAagcccccctctgtgttccccccatttatatagacccccgatgtgagctcccccagttaaacagacccctgtgtgctccccctgttatatagcccccctgtgtgctccccccatttatatagacccccgatgtgcgttcccccagttaaacagacccctgtgtgctccccctcccatatagtatataacacaataaaacaaacacttatactcacctgggtccgggcgccTCCtcatctcttcactcttgtggccgcaggaagggttctccctgcgatcacaagaggccgcactccccttgtcctggcgtcgatgctccagtgatgtcactggagcgccggcaccacaaggacaaagctgccacttctgaccgcagggaaaacccttcctgcggcgacaagagtgactgacaggaagggggccaatgtctcccgccctgtcagtgctactgcatgtaactatgagcgctcattacgagtgctcatagttacagttcagatcacagcagcaaaCGGGGCAGCAGCCCtatgcactaaacctgaagacgccccaacTTCACGCTCCTATTGGCGATAGCAGACCtgggagggaaactaaaaaaataaaaacaaaaaaatttgttttttctgtccccctgcaaggtgctgccctaggcaccagaccacgggtgcctagtggtaaatacggccctgcctgtgtgccccaccagtagtatatagacccctgtgtgctcccccagtagtatatagcccccctgtgtgctcccccacttggatatagacctcctgtgtgctctccaagttgtatatagacccctcatctcttcactcttgtggccgcaggaagggttctccctgcgatcacaagaggccgcactccccttgtcctggcgtcgatgctccagtgatgtcactggagcgccggcaccacaaggacaaagctgccacttctgaccgcagggaaaacccttcctgcggcgacaagagtgactgacaggaagggggccaatgtctcccgccctgtcagtgctactgcatgtaactatgagcgcttattccgagtgctcatagttacagttcagatcacagcagcaaaCGGGGCAGCAGCCCTatccagcggtcttgagcgctggatgttgggggccccaagcgatcacttggggtgcttggtgccaaagactgccACTGAGTACAAGCCAGGGTTGGGATATAATAAAATATCCAACTCTCTTATGGGCCCCGAAGCACCATCAAATCCATTATCATCAGGTGGGAACAGTTCTTGTCTACGTTCAGGGTGCTTGTTGctgtactgccatctagtggtagttGTTGATAATTTCCACTAAATATGCGTATAATACCTTGAATCCTTGTAAGCACTGAAACAGAATCCTTGTAAGCACAGTAAGATAATGTCTGTACCTGCAGTGAATGGAACACCTGCTGCACTAtacaggtgaggttttttttgcGGTCTGACTCTACCTATAATTTTACCATGACCCCATGGCAAGAATTAAAATGGTGGTGGGcctccctccctcttcctcttctgtccgacacagacagacagaagctAGGAGGCCAAATCgggtggtggaggagggtgaggaggtggtggaggaggtggtggggagggggtggtggaggagggtaaggaggtggtggtggagaaggtggtggtggaggaggtggtggtggaagAGATGGTGGGGAGGGGTTggtggaggagggtgaggaggtggaggaggaggtggtggggagggggtggtggaggagggtaaggaggtggtggtggaggaggtggtggggagggggtggtggaagagatggtggggagggggtggtggaggagggtgaggaggtggtggatgaggtgctggaggagggggtgtTGTGGAGAAGGAGGGGATGGTGGTGATGAATGAGGGGATGGTGGTGATGAATGAggtagggggaaggaggaggtggtggaggagtgggtgttTTAACCATATCCTTCTTAATTTGGTGTTTTTGAACCCTGAGAATCTCACCTGCAGACGAAACATCACATTTATAGAGGCTTAACTAGGTTCTGCTCTACCTGCGACTGAGTCGAATGAAATAAAAAGCAAAGGTGAGGCTGATACCTCCAAACATTGTGAggacaatgaaaaaataaaattttccaaaTGGCATCGTGACGTCAAAGACTACGCCAAGGGACACGTCTTCTGCTAGCAAATGCCAAAATCCAGTAGGGGCCCCGCTGGTCCACCTCTAGAAGAATGCAAACCGAGGCAGAGGCAGACCTAGACAGACAAGCCTTCTCACATTGGAAGAATTAGATGCCTCAGAGGAAGCCACACAGGACGGAGGAAATCCCACCACAGCAGAGGAAACTCCTTTTTTCTCTCAGGGATCCCCAGCTGTCATCCGCAAAAAAAACAAGCAAGGAATgggaagcaagaaaaaaaaaccagAGTCAGAAACCACCAACGTCCAGCTAGTGGTAAGTATATCTTCAATTTCTTTATCTGAATTACAAGTGACTGTACTTTCTAAAGGTTTGTCCATTTGCACCACTCATACCACTGACTGGTTTGATCTTGAACTTTAACTGATTTAATGGTGCAGGTACTTTGTCATTCTCTCCTTAGTCCTTCTCCAACCTGCAGACCCTGATGGACACATAAGGACCATCTCTCCAGGAATTACTGTTCATTTATGTAACTTACTTCTTGCTTTATTGGTACACACATTGCTTACTGGCATTGGTGGGCTCTCTTTGCCTAAGACTGCTACATCTAGTCTGTATAGTATGATCATTCTAGGTTACACTTGATGTAAAATTGTATATACACTTTTATTTTGTGTGCAGTTTTGTCTCCTATACACTTGTCTGTACCCTGTTACATATTATTCCTGGACGAATATGGTATGGGGATGGAACTTCGGGTTATGATGCTACtttatacatacagtaacatACATGTGTGTACTAATGAGTTCTTGTCATTTTATTTCTAGTAATCCTTCTTCTTTCGGATGATACACTATGCAGCCAGCAGGAGTGGGATCTTCTAGACATCCAAACCACACAGCGCATGGACTGTTCTGTACTTACCCATTCATGTTTCCTCTGGACCCTCGGAGTACGGCCTCTGTCTTACTATGTGTCTACGCTTTCTCTCTCTTGTATTGTCATGTCCTTCAATAAATGTTCTGTCGCAGCAACTGTTTGGCGTGTCACGTAATCCTTACCTGTGGTGTGCACCGGCTAGACTACTACCTAGACATGTATATTATGGCTGCCTTTACCACTTTCAGTATGGGATCCCATCAGTGTGTCCTTGGGTGGTGTGGTGGTGGACCCCCCAACACGGGCTTATCACCTTTGTGACACTGAATCTCCTACATCTATTTAttagggccagtttacacggagtaaaagaggcagaatgCCGTGATAgaactctccaccgcggaatcccgctaGCCTCAGCGTCATgtaggctgtctatgggagggtttgcgcacctcctctctccgcgcctctccactcaaagaattgtgcACCATGTGCTCACATCTATTGTGACTGACTGTGATTTATGTACATACTCAGTGCATTTTGCATCCAATATGTATTTTATGCATTTCTTACTCCAGTCCCATTTTTGTATGctacccatcatccccctcccctATGATGTCTGCCCTTTCACCATTGGTGTATGGTTTTCCAGTagttgattaaccccttcacgtcagcaatctgtatatatacgttcctattgcacatgccctgtgcagtaggaatgtacatatacgttcctgacttgagggggctttgtgatgagaacgggatcgctgcagggatagcgatcccgctctcatctgactgcagccccggaggtaatgagagtcagctgcgatcccgcagctgacccctattaacctcttagtgaccgccaaaacggcggtcactaacgggccggtgccgccgctatatttcatctccccccaacgtggattcacggtgagatgaaataaataaaatcagaccccagaccagcccccctagtgccctgatcactatcccccctccccgcggcggccatcagatccaagatggccgtcgccatcactgtgaacagagtatatctgtatacccaccccccaagtcgccccccacacccctgtcacccccgtcccccagtcactccccctaccccttatacgttacctgatcctggagctccttcctctttggcgtcctggctggttatgaagtgcgcatgcgcttcacaaccagccaatttggtctctgtcactgaactatgattactgtgatagaaaatatcacagtaatcatagtaatacagtgaaaatgaatgtgtaaagtacaaaaagtgacatacaaaaaaataaaacacacactttttattatagtaaaaattgcagtttactcccaaattacccctaacccctccccagattacccgtaaccaccgcacgttgcccaaaccaccgcacgttgcccgtaaccaccccaggttgtccgtactcacgtcagattgcacgtaacttcccagattacccgtaaccatcatccatcacccgtAACAGTGCAACCCACACTATATGGGCTGAATCATGCAGCAACAAAAAGACCATATTATAGAGCCCCTGTCAGATAATGTCAAAATGAGGTCTTGGAATCTAGTTAATGCTAGAAAAACTTTTTTATGGTTTGCAGAATCTTATTGGCTGTTTATGTGATCAAAAGAATAAGGCTTATCAATACACATGCATTAAATATATGAACGATTGGTTAGCTAGTTTATTGCCGTAATAAATGACACGGTTTTATACTGTGAAATGTCTTATGTTGCGCCTTAAAATTTGTACGCAGAGAAAAGATTCACacaggctaagtttacacaacgtaaattttctattaatcaaggccgttgttgccgatttgcaacaaggtccgtgattaatagaaaatttatgttgcactgaagtcaatggaatccctgccggagtgtatacacatagtatacactccggcctggatccctagcagccgcaggaagaattgacatgtcagttttgtgtggccgctgtttattgaatagtggccataCAGGACTGTCAGTTCACctaatggaaagtgcagctctggccgcaatTTCCATTGTTGTCTATGGTGAAATGGGATGGGGGTGCACACAGATGTACCCGCATCCcatttcagcacaaatgaagttcatccaactggtactgcagtaccggccgagatgatcttcaccgacggctgggtcacagaacagccggtgttttacagcgtgtgtacccagccttaaaatgtaagTTCCCCATATCCTAGCCCAACCTTTCCGTAATGAGGAAGCTCATACAATAGTTAATGcgctattccacggaatgattatcggccgtattcagccgctaatcgtcccgtggaataggaggcaacgatcagctgacatcatttatgtcggctgatcgttgaagtcgacccgctcgctgctgccgcatggaatatcggcgacagcgagcagggaatgaggagcaaaggaaccgggttcgagtcgatccgaacccgaacatttgttATTTGATTatttggggctgctgaacttggataaagctctaaggttgtctggaaaacatggatgcagccaatgactatatccatgatttccacatagccttagggctttatccaagttcagcagccaccgctaatcaaacgccgaaagtttgggttcggatggactcgagcatgctccaggttcacccATCTCTAGTCTAGAGCTAAGTGCAGGATAGAGGAGTGAAGATAATAGAGTCTGTCTATGGGGACAAACAACTGTACTCTGTAAGGGGAAGCTGGGCAAGGACCTAAGGCTTGGTTCATACATTTTTGttctgcatttatttatttttataaaaagaacACAGCATACACAGCAATACATGCTGTGTCTATGAAGAAAGGAGAAACTCCGGGCAAAGGTAAAAAAACAAGGAGAGCAGGGAATGGTGGAAACATAGTAATGAACTAACTGAAGCCCCCATAGTGTCACCGCTCAATGGTTTCCAGAATCATCCAGTTTCTGTGTCATCATGACACCACagggaactacctgctcagccagttagtgaatgCAGAGGTTTCCcatctcactcactgattggctgagcgggcatttctgagcGGGGCTGTAAGGTCACAGGATCGGGAGATACAGAGTTTGTGTGGAGTTAGGCGTAGGAGATTTAGAGACCACGGAGTTATGGCTAGAGTTGAttgaacctcaggaaatcctaggttcgatcgaacttgaacattcacgaacctgccacatttgattgctgatgccttcccggtccgtggggaaggaggagactgcctggGTATTGCCTGGAATTCCTAGGCTGAGTCCCCGAATTCCAGTCGGTAcacgggcagtct belongs to Dendropsophus ebraccatus isolate aDenEbr1 chromosome 9, aDenEbr1.pat, whole genome shotgun sequence and includes:
- the LOC138801803 gene encoding uncharacterized protein; amino-acid sequence: MTSRMAPVLLMMTSHTVYKQLQSSRSYSSRLTLLVKEREKREKKRKRGKRGAEVDLSILVEEEMAVVVEDLIMLMEDVVVVVDDFVVGGVVVKVVREVLVQWVMVVRRVVVEREVVLVEVIVMVVDELVVLEVVVVLGEVVVLDEMVEEGVVVVDEVEEESVVVVDEVEEEGVMDDMLEEEEMVVDEVLEEEGRGCCGEEGDGGDE